A single genomic interval of Dysidea avara chromosome 8, odDysAvar1.4, whole genome shotgun sequence harbors:
- the LOC136264811 gene encoding NFX1-type zinc finger-containing protein 1-like gives MASGGYYPDVYSSVSSRRGGRGGGRSSHFGSRGQGKKISHRQRDTTQSMESDYFPYDEQSTGTDNVTSFLHGSAIISGGSLHEHRGRGGKFRGRGRASRRPYGTRQRSHVNDQPNRGIGLFAGSATVDNDDSSTGVGNYRNSVSSAQVHQFNERKMRGQRPVTYKSHSNPREEQKFKRTTIPQFLQLYDEEPDTIAVELLHDLKSFQKVILNSERVGERKDDMLKIVVILIKLTMVHDLDKKDKANRIIAETFNSRSCKFFVKLQQYIQTVRSEQEFLAVVRLFNHVLKLSPSCWELLPVEPLKMAISNCRPELVDDGLYLSMDASYQDAQQNASTENDGNLISTEEDYCEYKRLTILPCTSEINEMFPPKLRANIVEGHYDSWTHYYDTQFKLLKEDFVAPLRRGVCGFRDGLRGRDISDVRVYYDVAFTGLNFSAEGILLSVKFDSSRFHRVNWEHSKRLIYGSLLCFSCNNFETVMFASVVDRDAKKLKQGEFTVKMESNTDILHLTSNKDDLYTMIESQAHYETYYHILNSLQKAEFTTMPFTEILIESKCQEVEPPAYMCLTPASNIDHPQLVFNMKDALGINERYAAFHSFDVSRPERWPSVELVQLDESQLKAMKMALTQKVSVIQGPPGTGKTYIGMKIVQALLTNRHVWDPARNSPLLVVCYTNHALDQFLEGIIDMENSSASTDTNDKTKKFSIVRVGGRCQNEKVAQYSIKNFELRRPRVPREVYYATRDMKEVVKSTGTALDGKFQIIQQKIKPHLGALVEFIVPFYKAQLCYRLFDYDYSDDNDIVARGLKVWLSGKDLLKPAVSKKVGAKDTTQSSESDSDENNIQSTDETNVVPTGKPNVSKDNDAINELLKRKLTVKDGDDNQETSDTDTDDASVESESEEKANSEADDNLFDNEEETVNVIGEAELAGDQRMIDHPADVFHYEGTGTQDEETIMEHEDTNADFATEALFFFPKGPFTHAIVSTIDDIFRLTKHAQYIEKLHNQLRADFEEYSAQCKLYKTATQEEDFYVLEKVDMIGMTTTGAAKYQHIIQRVKPKIVVVEEAAEVLESHIVSCLTAATQQLILIGDHKQLRPNPNEYYLAHQYNLDISLFERLITVGIPHATLEIQHRMRPEIAGLVHPYIYPKLLNHESVLIYEDVRGVTTNMYFFDHKYPEKENDDLRSHSNEEEGKLVVAQCDYFLKQGYSPSQITVLTTYTGQVLKLKSLMPRSKFEGVRITAVDNFQGEENDIILLSLVRSNENGRVGFLKTENRICVALSRAKKGFYCYGNFGLLRESCDTWKDILHYLEQRSGLGSSLLLHCSNHTDVKTEIHTVDDFKKVPEGGCNRMCDARLECGHVCKLHCHPRDPFHKDYVCHQPCAKSCENGHRCPKLCHVPCPLCKIKVDKVIPQCGHSQSVPCHLDPEDFQCKAPCDERCPQGHLCPKLCSDYCGDCTTMVQKSHPVCGHLQSTYCHVNPRLCKCQHPCEKFCLTNPSSPHRCQKLCYLPCGNCLVLVLKTLPQCGHKDMVQCYRNPVLHSCSHPCDKKLLCGHPCTNKCGVPCTAYCTVEVRKKFPKCGHYILLPCGKDINEVSCEVEIEKRFHDCEHSIVLPCSKPIDEEYCQIKVHRTLPCGHESFMKCSKSPINYRCKSHIKKNLKCGHTFEGKCYKAGEKCTKLSNKPFPACGHKVKLPCFEDLPPKCTEKCTTKLLCGHQCTGNCTECHQGKLHKPCSFNMFSLPCGHPSKDPCVSVTFPSCDYKCEYSCVHRKVCTHNCSQPCNPCKEPCSWKCPHYKCSKKCHEICDRPRCNHPCKHTLQCKHPCIGVCGESCPRVCRICIKQKKRFHNLCIGISDTKNETRYIQLSCDHLFEVKMLDQLLVEQFKENTIVQPLVCPSCRKQIHSSYRYGDMIKRRKEMIEKLHVTMKETASKRQRDVVIDKILSSCVPYFYDEEGTSASVLRRHAKSLPLVFKKASETLTSSDLSVRSLNILENEIDQYTILEKFTSLCEQFPDLQSSLQQLLSFFKKTPSSVQKSNDISCERQRIIFLWMINNLKSMVSSPNKDFLAMQQLQEGLLFNQPTLTLTSAAKHYDDLQIIVKRLGKRIRINAEQLQPNKAVFFSGVWTICPKSHIYCKPRGLLVSEEDKWLCPECAT, from the exons ATGGCTTCTGGAGGCTACTACCCTGACGTTTACTCATCAGTAAGTAGCCGTCGTGGAGGTCGTGGTGGTGGACGATCAAGTCACTTTGGAAGTAGAGGACAGGGTAAAAAAATCTCACACAGACAAAGGGATACAACACAGTCAATGGAAAGTGATTATTTTCCTTATGATGAACAGAGTACTGGTACTGATAATGTTACAAGTTTCTTACATGGTTCTGCTATAATTAGTGGTGGTAGTTTGCATGAACATAGAGGAAGAGGAGGAAAGTTTAGAGGCCGAGGAAGAGCCAGTAGAAGACCTTATGGCACAAGGCAGAGAAGTCATGTAAATGATCAACCTAACA GAGGAATAGGCTTATTTGCTGGTAGTGCTACAGTGGACAATGATGATAGTTCTACTGGTGTTGGCAACTACAGAAACTCTGTTAGCAGTGCCCAAGTTCATCAATTCAATGAAAGGAAAATGAGGGGTCAGAGGCCAGTTACATATAAGTCTCATTCCAACCCCAGAGAAGAACAGAAATTCAAACGTACAACAATTCCACAGTTTTTGCAACTTTATGATGAAGAACCTGATACCATTGCTGTTGAGTTACTGCATGATCTTAAAAGTTTTCAGAAGGTAATTTTGAATTCTGAGAGAGTTGGAGAGAGGAAAGATGACATGCTTAAGATAGTGGTTATTCTTATAAAGCTGACAATGGTCCATGACCTGGACAAAAAAGATAAAGCTAACCGCATAATAGCTGAAACATTTAATAGCCGCTCTTGCAAGTTTTTCGTCAAGCTTCAACAGTATATTCAAACAGTTAGAAGTGAGCAAGAATTTTTGGCTGTAGTCCGCTTGTTTAATCATGTCTTGAAATTATCACCAAGTTGTTGGGAATTACTTCCTGTTGAGCCCTTAAAGATGGCTATTTCAAATTGCAGACCAGAACTTGTTGATGATGGGTTATATTTGTCTATGGATGCCAGTTACCAAGATGCACAGCAAAATGCATCTACAGAAAATGATGGTAATTTAATCTCAACAGAAGAAGACTACTGTGAGTACAAGCGTTTAACTATTTTACCTTGCACGAGTGAAATAAATGAAATGTTTCCTCCCAAGCTGCGTGCTAACATTGTTGAAGGTCATTATGATAGCTGGACTCACTACTATGACACACAATTTAAACTCCTAAAAGAAGATTTTGTTGCTCCCCTCAGAAGAGGCGTATGTGGCTTTCGTGATGGCTTAAGAGGTCGGGATATTTCTGATGTCAGGGTTTACTATGATGTTGCTTTTACTGGCTTGAATTTTAGTGCTGAAGGAATCCTTCTGTCTGTTAAGTTTGACAGTTCAAGATTCCATAGAGTGAACTGGGAACATAGTAAGCGTTTGATTTATGGCTCACTTTTATGTTTTTCTTGCAACAATTTTGAGACAGTCATGTTTGCTTCTGTGGTGGACAGAGATGCTAAAAAGTTAAAGCAAGGTGAGTTTACAGTGAAGATGGAATCCAATACTGATATTCTCCACTTGACATCCAATAAAGATGATCTTTACACGATGATTGAATCACAGGCTCACTATGAGACATACTACCACATACTGAACAGCTTGCAGAAGGCAGAGTTTACTACCATGCCATTCACTGAAATCCTTATTGAGTCAAAGTGTCAGGAGGTTGAGCCACCAGCATACATGTGCCTGACCCCAGCAAGTAACATTGATCACCCTCAACTAGTGTTTAATATGAAGGATGCTTTGGGCATTAATGAAAGATATGCTGCATTCCATTCCTTTGATGTCAGTAGGCCAGAGCGTTGGCCAAGTGTTGAACTAGTGCAGTTGGATGAGTCACAACTAAAGGCAATGAAGATGGCACTCACTCAAAAAGTGTCAGTTATTCAAGGTCCTCCTGGTACAGGCAAGACATACATAGGGATGAAGATAGTTCAGGCATTGTTAACCAACCGTCATGTGTGGGATCCAGCTAGAAACTCACCACTATTGGTCGTGTGTTATACTAACCATGCTCTGGATCAGTTTCTAGAAGGAATTATTGACATGGAAAACTCAAGCGCCAGTACTGATACAAATGataaaacaaagaaattttCCATTGTGAGAGTAGGGGGTAGATGCCAAAATGAAAAAGTTGCccaatacagcattaaaaattttgaattaaGAAGGCCACGAGTCCCTAGAGAGGTGTACTATGCAACACGGGATATGAAAGAAGTAGTGAAAAGTACTGGAACTGCACTCGATGGCAAATTTCAAATCATTCAACAGAAAATTAAACCTCATCTTGGTGCACTGGTTGAATTTATTGTACCTTTTTATAAAGCTCAATTGTGCTATCGATtgtttgattatgattatagtGACGATAATGATATTGTTGCACGTGGATTAAAAGTATGGCTTTCTGGCAAAGATCTTCTAAAACCTGCAGTGAGTAAGAAGGTGGGTGCCAAAGATACCACACAAAGCTCTGAAAGTGATTCTGATGAGAACAACATACAATCCACTGATGAAACAAATGTTGTTCCCACAGGTAAACCCAATGTGTCAAAAGATAATGATGCTATTAATGAATTGCTTAAGAGAAAATTAACAGTCAAAGATGGTGATGATAATCAGGAAACAAGTGATACTGATACTGATGATGCAAGTGTTGAGTCAGAAAGTGAAGAGAAGGCAAATTCTGAGGCAGATGACAATCTTTTTGATAACGAAGAAGAAACTGTAAATGTGATAGGAGAGGCCGAGCTTGCTGGCGATCAACGAATGATAGATCATCCAGCTGATGTGTTCCATTATGAAGGAACTGGTACTCAAGATGAGGAGACAATAATGGAACATGAAGACACCaatgctgattttgctacagaAGCTCTCTTTTTCTTTCCTAAGGGTCCATTTACACATGCTATTGTCAGTACAATTGATGACATCTTCAGACTGACAAAACATG CACAATACATTGAGAAACTGCACAATCAACTTCGTGCAGATTTTGAGGAGTACTCGGCACAGTGTAAATTGTATAAAACTGCTACACAAGAGGAAGATTTTTATGTTCTAGAAAAAGTTGATATGATTGGGATGACAACAACTGGAGCTGCAAAGTACCAACATATTATTCAGAGGGTGAAGCCCAAGATTGTAGTGGTAGAAGAGGCAGCAGAAGTGTTGGAGTCTCACATTGTTTCTTGTCTTACAGCTGCAACTCAACAGTTAATTCTCATTGGAGATCACAAGCAACTACGACCTAACCCTAATGAGTACTATCTGGCACATCAATATAATTTGGACATTTCTCTTTTTGAACGTCTTATAACAGTTGGTATTCCTCATGCTACACTTGAGATTCAACACAGGATGAGACCAGAGATTGCAGGATTAGTTCATCCATATATTTATCCCAAGTTGCTAAATCATGAATCTGTTTTGATTTATGAGGATGTCCGAGGGGTCACTACCAATATGTACTTCTTTGATCACAAATATCCAGAGAAAGAGAATGATGATTTAAGAAGTCACTCTAATGAAGAGGAAGGTAAACTAGTTGTTGCTCAATGTGACTATTTCCTCAAACAAGGCTATTCTCCCAGTCAAATCACAGTACTGACCACATACACTGGTCAAGTGCTAAAACTGAAGTCATTGATGCCACGGAGCAAATTTGAGGGAGTAAGAATTACAGCAGTAGATAACTTTCAAGGAGAAGAAAATGATATTATTTTACTATCATTAGTACGTAGCAATGAGAATGGAAGAGTTGGGTTTCTAAAAACAGAAAATCGAATATGTGTTGCCTTATCACGAGCTAAGAAAGGGTTTTACTGTTATGGGAACTTTGGTCTGTTAAGAGAAAGTTGTGATACGTGGAAAGATATTCTACATTATTTGGAACAAAGAAGTGGATTAGGATCTTCATTGTTATTACATTGTTCTAACCATACTGATGTCAAAACTGAAATTCAtactgttgatgattttaagaaagtGCCAGAAGGAGGTTGCAATAGAATGTGCGATGCTCGTTTGGAGTGTGGGCATGTTTGTAAACTTCATTGTCATCCTAGAGATCCATTTCATAAAGACTATGTGTGCCACCAACCTTGTGCCAAATCTTGTGAAAACGGTCATCGTTGTCCTAAACTATGCCACGTGCCTTGTCCATTATGTAAGATTAAGGTTGATAAAGTGATACCCCAATGTGGCCATAGTCAGAGTGTTCCGTGTCATCTAGATCCAGAGGATTTTCAGTGCAAAGCACCTTGTGATGAAAGATGTCCTCAGGGCCACTTATGTCCCAAACTTTGTTCGGACTATTGTGGTGATTGCACAACAATGGTTCAGAAATCACATCCTGTGTGTGGTCATTTACAATCAACATATTGTCATGTAAATCCAAGGTTATGTAAATGTCAACATCCATGTGAGAAATTTTGTTTAACTAATCCAAGCAGTCCACATAGATGCCAAAAACTATGCTACCTTCCATGTGGTAATTGCTTGGTTCTTGTTTTGAAGACTTTACCACAGTGTGGTCACAAAGATATGGTGCAGTGTTACCGTAACCCAGTGCTCCATTCTTGTTCACATCCTTGTGATAAGAAATTATTGTGTGGCCACCCTTGTACTAACAAGTGTGGTGTGCCTTGTACTGCTTATTGTACAGTAGAGGTACGAAAGAAATTTCCAAAATGTGGACACTACATATTACTACCATGTGGCAAAGATATCAATGAAGTATCATGTGAAGTGGAAATAGAAAAACGGTTTCATGACTGCGAGCATTCTATTGTATTGCCATGCAGTAAGCCTATTGATGAAGAATATTGCCAAATAAAAGTACATAGAACATTGCCTTGTGGCCATGAAAGCTTTATGAAATGCTCCAAAAGTCCCATCAACTATAGATGCAAGAGCcatataaaaaaaaatttgaagtGCGGACATACCTTTGAAGGAAAATGCTACAAAGCAGGTGaaaaatgtactaaattatCCAATAAACCATTTCCagcatgtggacacaaagtaaagTTGCCTTGTTTTGAAGATCTTCCCCCGAAGTGTACTGAAAAATGTACCACCAAGCTATTGTGTGGTCACCAGTGTACTGGAAACTGTACTGAGTGTCATCAAGGTAAATTGCACAAACCGTGTTCATTTAACATGTTCTCACTTCCTTGTGGTCACCCTTCTAAAGATCCTTGTGTTAGTGTAACATTTCCAAGTTGTGATTACAAATGTGAATACTCTTGTGTTCATCGTAAGGTGTGTACACACAATTGTAGTCAACCGTGTAACCCTTGTAAGGAGCCTTGTTCATGGAAATGTCCACATTATAAATGCTCTAAGAAATGCCATGAAATTTGTGATCGTCCAAGGTGTAATCATCCATGCAAGCACACTTTACAGTGTAAACATCCCTGTATTGGTGTATGTGGAGAATCGTGTCCAAGAGTTTGTAGGATATGCATAAAGCAAAAGAAGAGATTTCATAATTTATGTATAGGCATTTCTGACACAAAGAATGAAACTAGATACATACAACTAAGCTGTGATCATTTATTTGAAGTTAAAATGCTGGATCAACTGTTGGTTGAGCAGTTTAAAGAGAATACAATAGTACAACCTCTTGTGTGCCCATCTTGTAGGAAGCAGATTCATTCTAGCTACAGGTATGGTGACATGATTAAGAGAAGAAAAGAAATGATTGAAAAATTACATGTTACTATGAAAGAGACTGCAAGTAAAAGGCAACGCGATGTAGTCATTGACAAGATATTGTCTAGTTGTGTACCATATTTTTATGACGAagaaggtacatctgcttctgTCTTAAGAAGACATGCTAAAAGTTTACCACTGGTGTTCAAGAAAGCATCAGAAACATTGACATCATCAGATCTATCAGTGAGAAGCTTGAACATCCTAGAAAATGAAATTGATCAGTATACAATACTGGAAAAGTTCACTTCGTTATGTGAACAGTTTCCAGATTTGCAGTCTTCTTTACAGCAGCTGTTATCTTTCTTTAAGAAAACTCCCTCTTCAGTTCAGAAAAGCAATGATATTTCATGTGAAAGACAACGTATCATTTTCTTGTGGATGATAAACAATCTAAAATCAATGGTTTCTTCACCTAATAAAGATTTtcttgctatgcaacagctccAAGAGGGTCTCTTATTTAACCAGCCAACGCTTACTTTGACATCTGCAGCTAAGCATTATGATGATTTACAAATTATAGTGAAGAGATTAGGGAAAAGAATTAGAATAAATGCCGAACAATTACAGCCTAATAAAGCAGTTTTCTTCAGTGGTGTTTGGACTATTTGTCCCAAGAGTCACATTTACTGTAAGCCAAGAGGATTACTTGTGTCTGAGGAAGATAAGTGGCTGTGTCCAGAATGTGCTACATAG